The proteins below come from a single Candidatus Zixiibacteriota bacterium genomic window:
- a CDS encoding indolepyruvate oxidoreductase subunit beta, protein MKNLNILIVGVGGQGVLLASEILSEVAMQAGLDVKKSEVHGMSQRGGVVTSHVRIGEKVYSPLIDKGDVDCLMAFETSEGLRAADWLKKDGTIISSMTRMVPPITTTGDFDYPKNPADQIRRKIDDAKIFDADKLAQKLGNVRLVNTILLGVLSTSMEIAEDTWLETIKRRVPKKFIDLNVEAFKAGREQKFNVTSES, encoded by the coding sequence ATGAAAAACCTGAATATCCTGATAGTCGGTGTCGGTGGCCAGGGAGTTTTGCTGGCTTCCGAAATCCTGTCCGAAGTCGCCATGCAGGCCGGGCTGGATGTTAAAAAGAGCGAGGTCCACGGTATGTCGCAACGCGGCGGAGTGGTGACATCGCATGTCCGTATCGGCGAAAAAGTATATTCACCGCTGATCGACAAAGGTGATGTCGACTGCCTGATGGCGTTCGAGACTTCAGAGGGACTGCGTGCCGCAGACTGGCTCAAAAAAGACGGCACTATCATAAGCTCGATGACCCGCATGGTTCCTCCGATTACGACAACCGGTGATTTCGATTATCCTAAAAATCCGGCTGACCAGATTCGCCGGAAAATCGACGATGCCAAGATCTTTGATGCTGACAAGCTGGCCCAGAAACTCGGCAATGTCCGCCTGGTCAACACGATCCTCTTGGGAGTGCTGTCGACCTCGATGGAAATAGCGGAGGACACCTGGCTGGAAACTATCAAACGGCGTGTGCCAAAGAAATTTATCGATCTGAATGTCGAAGCCTTCAAGGCAGGACGCGAACAGAAATTCAATGTCACTTCGGAGAGTTGA